GACCGAGCGGCCCGGGACGCTGACCAACGACTTCTTCGTCAACCTCCTCGAGCTCGGTACGACGTGGCACCCCACGTCCGAGGACGCGGAGACCTTCGAGGGACGCGACGCCGACGGCGCGGTGCGCTGGACCGGGACGCGGGTCGACCTGGTGTTCGGTTCGAACTCCGAGCTGCGGGCCCTCGCCGAGGTCTACGCCAGCGACGACGCGCAGGAGAAGTTCGTGCACGACTTCGCCGCGGCCTGGGCCAAGGTGATGGACGCGGACCGGTTCGACCTCGACTGATCGGGGTACGCCCCTCGTAGACACTCGACGAGGGGAACCCACATGCCTGATCTGCCGAAGCCCGACACCGGCGAGTCGATCGCCACCGCCCCGTCCGAGGAGGCCCAGCAGGGCTCGCACACCGACACCGGCGCGCCGGCGCCGAGCGACCGCAACAGCCTGACGCTCGGCGCCGACGGGCCGATCCTGCTGCACGACACGCACTTCCTGAACCAGATGGCCCACTTCAACCGGGAGCGGGTGCCCGAGCGCAACGTGCACGCCAAGGGCTCCGGCGCGTTCGGCAGGTTCCAGACGACCGAGGACGTGTCGGCGTACACCAAGGCGGCGCTGTTCCAGCCGGGTACGACGACCGAGATGCTGGCGCGCTTCTCGACTGTGGCCGGGGAGCAGGGGTCGCCCGACACCTGGCGCGACCCGCGCGGCTTCTCGCTGAAGTTCTACACGACCGAGGGCAACTACGACCTGGTCGGCAACAACACCCCGGTGTTCTTCATCCGCGACACGATGAAGTTCCCGCACTTCATCCGCAGCCAGAAGCGGCGCGGAGGATCCGGGCTGCGCGACAACAACATGCAGTGGGACTTCTGGAGCCTCAACCCCGAGTCGGCGCACCAGGTCACCTACCTGATGGGCGACCGCGGCATCCCGAAGACCTACCGGCACATGAACGGCTACGGCTCACACACCTACCTGTGGGTCAACGCGGCGGGCGACAAGCACTGGGTGAAGTACCACTTCCACAGCGACCAGGGCGTCGAGGGGCTCACCGACGAGGCCGCCTCGAAGATCGCGGGCGAGGACGCCGACTTCCATCGCCGCGACCTCTACGACTCGATCGAGAACGGCGACTTCCCGTCGTGGACCCTCTCGGTGCAGCTGATGCCGTACGACGACGCACCGAGCTACCACCTCAACCCGTTCGACCTCACCAAGATCTGGCCGCACGCCGACTACCCGCTGGTCAAGGTGGGGACGATGACCCTGAACCGCAACCCGGAGAACTTCTTCGCCGAGATCGAGCAGGCGGCTTTCGAGCCGAGCGCGCTGGTGCCGGGCATCGGGTTCAGCCCCGACAAGATGCTGCTCGGCCGGGCCTTCGCGTACGCCGACACGCACCGCTACCGGATCGGCCCCAACTACCTCCAGCTGCCGGTCAACCGGCCCAAGGCGGTCGAGGGCCTGAACACCTACACCAAGGACGGCCCGATGGCCTACGACCACACCGGCGACGCGCCGGTCTACGCGCCGAACTCCTTCGGCCGCGGGTACGCCGACGAGGTGGGCGAGGTCGCCGAGGGCTGGGAGGCCGACGGCGCGATGGTGCGACAGGCGTACACCCTGCGGGAGGACGACGACGACTTCAGCCAGGCGGGCACCCTGGTCCGCGAGGTGTGGACCGACGAGATCCGTGAGGCCTTCGTGAGGACCGTCGCGGGTCACCTGCTCGGAGGCGTCACGGGAGATGTCCTGAATCGCGCGTTCGCCTACTGGAAGGCCGTCGACGCCGACTGCGGCAAGCAGATCGAGGAGCTCGTCCACGCCGGAGGGCCCAACCACAACCCCGGCGGACAGGCCGACGAGGCGCAGGCGGAGTCGGGTGACGCGATCAGGGAGTCAGCCACGCACGCCGGCAGCTGAGGCCGACGAGCAGATCCGGGGAACGGTCAGCCGGAGTGGCGGGTGAGGTTGGTGCGCATCTCCATGAGCCGACGGTCCGCGTAACGGGCCTCGGTCCAGGACCGTCGGACGGCCGCCGTCACGCGCGCGACCTTGGAGGTGCGGCTGGTGGACGACGCGGCGCTGTGGTGCAACATGATGGTTCCTTCGAACGTTCAGCGGGACCGTCCCGCTCTGCCTCCAGCGTGACAGATCCGACCCCTCGGAACCCAACTACCGAGCCCTCTGCCGACGTGACTCTCGTCTCCCCCCGCCGGGGTGCGCCAGACTCGTCGACCGAGGGGCAGTCGGCGACAGGAAAGGACGCATCGTGGACCAGGAGATGCTGGACCGGATCAGGACCGGTCGGGGCTTCATCGCCGCGCTCGACCAGAGCGGCGGCAGCACCCCCAAGGCGCTCGCGCTGTACGGCGTGCCGGAGTCCGCGTACTCGAGCGAGACCGAGATGTTCGACCTGATCCACGAGATGCGCACCCGGATCGTCACCAGCCCGGCCTTCACCGGCGAGCGGATCCTGGCCGCGATCCTGTTCGAGCAGACCATGGACCGCCAGATCGAGGGGCTCGGGTCCGCGGAGTACCTCTGGACGCGCAAGCACGTCGTCCCGTTCCTCAAGGTCGACAACGGGCTCGAGGACGAGGAGCACGGGGCCCAGGTGATGAAGGCGATCCCCGAGCTCGCCGACCGTCTCGGCCGGGCCACCGAGCACGGCGTGTTCGGGACCAAGATGCGCTCGGTCATCCATGACCCGGACCCCACCGGCGTGGACGCGGTGGTCGCCCAGCAGTTCGAGATCGCGGGCACGATCCTGGCGGCCGGGCTGGTGCCGATCATCGAGCCCGAGGTCGACATCCACAGCTCCGCGAAGGCGGAGACGGAGGCCCTGCTCAAGGACGCCCTGCTGTCGCACCTCGACGGGCTCGGCGACGGGCAGGAGGTGATGCTCAAGCTGACCCTCCCCGAGCAGGACGGCTTCCACCACGACCTGCTCGAGCACCCGCGTGTCCTGCGGGTGGCCGCTCTCTCGGGCGGCTACTCCCGCGACGAGGCGGACGCGCGGCTGGCTCGCAACCCGGGCGTGATCGCCAGCTTCTCCCGGGCGCTGAGCGAGGGACTGACCGCGCAGCTGAGCGACTCGGAGTTCGACGCCGCGCTGGACGCCGCCATCGCCGCGATCTACGCAGCATCGACCACCTGACGCCGACCTGAGCCGTGGCCCTGGACCGGCGGGGTCCACTGGCTCACACCGTCAGGCCAACGGGGCGCGCAGCGACACCCTGAGGCCGAGGCGCTCGCCGGCCAGGTCGACCTCCCACCTGGCCGCGGCCAGGTCGTCCTGACGGACCGGGCCGTCGGCACGCAGCAGTGCGAGGCCGACGCACGCACCGACGGTGGCGCCGTACGCCGTGCTGGTGACCTGGCCGGCCGGTGCACCGTCACGGAGCACCAGCTCGCCTCCCCAGAGCATCGCGTCGGGGTCGTCGCACACGAACGAGACGATCCGCCGGCGTGGGCCACCATCTGCCAGCCGGTCCCGGTGCGCCTCGAGCTCGGCCCGGCCGAGGAAGTCCTTATCGCCGGCGCCACGCCCGGCCACGGCGGTCGCGAACAGCAGCCCGGCCTCCACGGGGGTGAGGTCGGGGTTGAGCTCACGCGGGAACGCGCGGTAGCCCTTCTCCAGCCGGAGCGACTCGATCGCGTGGTAGCCGCCGTCGACCAGCCCGAGGTCGGCACCGGACCGGTGCAGGGCGTCGTACACGGCACCGGCGTCGGAGACCAGCGTCAGCAGCTCCCAGCCGAGCTCGCCGACGTAGGTCATCCGGGTGGCCCGGGCGAAGGCGCCGGCCACCACCACCTCGTGGCTGGTGGCGAAGGGAAACCCCTCGTCCGACCAGTCGGTGACCGGGTCGACCCGGCTCATCAGGTCGCGGGCCCGCGGCCCCATCACCCCGAGCACGGCGTACTCGTCGGTGACGTCCTCCACCGTGACGTCGCGGTCCGCGAGATGCCGTCGCAGCCAGTCGAGGTCACGGACCGTGGTCGCCGAGCTGCTCACCATCACGAAGGTGTCCGCTGCGGTGCGGGTGACGGTGAGGTCGGCCTCGTAGGTCGCGCGGGCGTTGAGCAGCGGCGTGTAGACACAGTGCCCGAGCGGGACCTCGACGTCGGCGGCGCACAGCCACTGGAGGCCGGCCAGGGCGTCCGGTCCGGAGACGACGTACTTGGAGAACGACGTCTGGTCGAAGACCGCGACGGCGGAGCGGCAGGCGACCTGCTCGGCCACGGAGGCGGCCAGCCACCAGGGCCTGCCCCAGGTGGACGGGGCGGGGGTCGCACCGAACACGTTGACCCGCTCCCAGCCCATCCGGGTGCCGAAGTGGGCGCCCTTGGCGACGAGCCGTTCGTGCAGCGGCGAGAGCCGCACTCCTCGGCCGGTCTCCGGCTCGCGGTCGGGCCACGGCACCGCGTAGTGGATGCCCAGGGTCTCCACGACCCGCTCGCGCAGCCACGCGTGGTCACCGGCGTACGGCGCGAAGCGGCGCAGGTCGACCGCGACCATGTCGCTGGTCGGCTCGCCGGCGACGACCCACTCGGCCAGCGCGCGACCGGCGCCACCGGCCGAGGCGATGCCCACCGAGTTGAAGCCGGCGCCGACGAAGAAGCCGCGCAGCCCCGGTGCCTCGCCCATCAGGAACTGGTTGTCGGGCGTGAAGCTCTCGGGGCCGTTGTAGAACTTGCGGATCCCGGTCCGCTCGAGCGCGGGGACGCGGCGCACCGCCTCGTCCATGAGCACCGAGAAGTGGTCCCAGTCCTCGTCGAGCAGGGCGAACTCGAAGGGGTGCGGGATCTGGTCGGGCGACACCCAGGGCTTGGCGTCCGGCTCGAAGCCGCCGACGACCAGGCCTCCGACCTCCTCCTTGAAGTAGGTCCAGCCGTCGGGGTCGCGCATGATCGGCAGGTCGGGCCGGGTCCCGTCGACGGAATCGGTGACCACGTAGAAGTGCTCGGCGGAGTGCAACGGAACGGTGACGCCGGCCAGGTCGCCGAGGGCCTTCGACCACTGGCCGGCACAGATCACGACGACCTCGGCCTCCACCTCTCCCCGGTCGGTGCTGACGCCCGTCACCCGACGGCCGGCCGGGCCGTCCGCGAGGTCGAATCCGGTGACCCGGACCCCCTCCACCACGGTCGCCCCGCCCTGGCGCGCCCCCTTGGCCAGCGACTGGGTGAGGTCGGTCGGGTTCACCTTGCCGTCGCCGGGCAGCCAGATCGCGCCGAGCAGGTCGTCGGTACACATCGGCGGCCAGAGCTCACCGGCCTCGTCGGCCGACAGCATCCGGCACTCGAGGTCGTACGCCGTCGCGTTGGCCGCGGTGCGACGCAGCTGGACCATCCGCTCCTCGGTCCGGGCGACGATCAGGCCGCCGACGTTGGCGTAGCCCGTGGCCAGCCCGGTCTCCGCCTCGAGCGACGCGTAGAGCTCGGCGGAGTACTGCACCAGCCGGGTCCCGGCCTCGCTCGCGCGCAGCGGCCCGACCAGCCCGGCCGCGTGCCACGTCGTACCACCGGAGAGGTGGCCCTGCTCCAGCAGCAGCACGTCGGTCCAGCCGAGCTTGGTCAGGTGGTACGCGGTGGAGCAGCCCACCACTCCCCCGCCGACCACCACGACCCGGGCGCGGGACGGGAGCTCAACCACCGGCGGACACCTGCTCGAGGAGACGCGGCAGCTCCGGCGAGGTGAAGGTGCGGGCGGCCTTCTCGAACCGGTGCATCCCCCAGCCGTGGAAGTCGAAGTCGAGGGCGCTCGAGCCGGCCTGGATGAAGCCCCAGAGGGACCAGCCGTACTCGCTGCACAGCGCCTGGAGCCGCACCCGGGCGAGCAGCCGGGGGTCGTCGCGCCCGGCGTAGGCGGCCGTCCAGGCCCGCGTCAGGTCGGCGTCGAACTCGCACTCGGTGGCGGTGTTGCCGAGCTCGAAGCACGGGTCGTTGTTGCCGGAGTAGTCGTAGTCGATCAGCCAGACCCGCGCCCCGTCGTCGATGAAGTTGCCGGCCAGAAGGTCGTTGTTGCACGGCACCGTCGCCCCGGCCGTGGCGGTCATGACGCGACGGACGTCGGCCCAGGCCGGAGCATGGTCGTCGTACGACGCCGGGAGCGGGAAGCCGTGCTCGGCGACCACCTGGCGGTAGCGCTCCTGCCGGGCGAACATGTCGAAGTCGTTGACGAACCGCGGCGCCGCATGCAGCCGACGTACGGCGTCGGCCGCGCGGTCCAGCACGGCAGGTTCGGCGAAGTCGGACTCCACGAGCGTGCGCCCGGGCAGGAACTCCAGCACCGTCGTCCCGAGCTCGGGTCGATGCTCCAGGACACCGGCGCCGACCCCGGCCTGCGCCGCGATCAGGGTGTTGGCGTGCTCGGCCTCCTGGTCGATGGCCAGCAGCCCGGCGTCGCTGCGCACGATCCGGACCACGACCTCGCGGTCGTCGAGGGTGACCCGGAGGTTGAGGTTGGTCAGGCCGCCGGGCAGCTCGGTGACCTGCCTCGACCGCCCCGCCAGGACGGCGAGGCGGTCGAGGTCGGAGTCGTTCAGGACTATCTCTCGTCGAAGGCGGCGACGACGTCCGGGTCGATCGTGTGCTTCGGACCGGTGAACCAGTGCTTCACCGACACCTCCCAGTAGATGGTCAGGAGGATCAGCGCGACCGGGACCACGATGATCGCGTAGTTGACGTACTTCCACGCGAAGCCGTCGTTCCACCAGATCCCGACACTCGCCGTGGGCAGCAGACCGACGATCGACATGACCACGATCTCCACGACGGCGATCGGGTTCATCCACTTGTACTTGTTGCCGTTGTTCCAGGCCCCGACCTGGAAGCTGTCACCGAGCTTCCAGCGCAGGTAGATCGGAATCCCGAAGGCCAGGTACAGCCCGATGACGCCGATCGAGACGACCGCGAAGAACGCGATCGGGACCGGGGCTCCGCCGATGTCGACCTTGATCAGCGCCGGCAGAGTCAGGATCAGGGCGATGATCGCCGCGGCGATCACGGCGTTGGACGGCACCCGGCTCGTGTTCAGCTTGGCGAAGTGCTTGGCGCCGGGCATGGCGCCGTCCCGGCTGAAGGCGAAGAACATCCGGCTGGTGCTGGTCATGCACGCCACCGTGCAGAAGAACTGCCCGGCGGCCGAGATGGCCACGACCAGACCTGCCACGTGGGGCGTCAGCGACTGGCTGAAGATCACGAACACGCTGCCACCCCCTGCCGTCACGCCGTTCTTGTCCTGGACCGCGAACAGGAACGAGAGCAGCAGGATCCAGCCCCCGATGCCGGAGTACAGGATCGACTGCCAGATCCCCTTGGCGGCACCGGTCGACGCGGACTGCGTCTCCTCCGAGAGGTGGGCGGAGGCGTCGTACCCGGTGATCGTGTACTGGGTGAGGATGCCGGAGAGCGGCAGGATGTAGAGGAAGAACCCGATCCCGCTGGTCTTCCCCCCGAACAGCCCGGTGTTGTTCACGCTGCCGGTGAAGACGTCGTGCACCGAGGCGTGGCTGGCGCCGTCCTTGAGGAGGAACCACAGGATCAGCACGATCAACGCCGCACCGATCACGTGCCACCACACCGAGATGTTGTTGAGCACGGCGAGCAGGTGGCTGGAGAAGATGTTGACCAACGCCGCCAGGCCCAGGATGATCACGAACTCGATGAACACCCGGGTCAGTGAGTAGTTCCCCGCCCACGACGAGCTGAACAGTCCGAGGGTGGCGTCGAAGAACGTCGCGCAGCCGTAGGCCACCGAGGCCACGATCGCGACCAGCCCGATCAGGTTCAGCCAGCCGGTGTAGAAGCCGGCCTTCGGGCCGCCCAGCTTGGAGGCCCACCAGTAGATGCCGCCCGACGTCGGGTACGCCGACACCAGCTCGGACATGCACATGCCGATGATCAGGATGAACACCGTGAGGATCGGCCAGCCCCAGGCGATGGCGGCCGGGCCGCCGTTGTTCCAGCCGAGCGCGAAGCTGGTGAAACAGCCCGCCAGGATGGAGATGATCGAGAAGGAGATGGCGAAGTTGGAGAACCCCGACCAGGAGCGGTGGAGCTCTTGGCTGTACCCGAGTCGTGCCAGTTGTTTCTCGTCGTCGCTGAGCTCGTGATAGGCGACGGGTTCGTGCGATTCGGGCATCGGTGCACCCTTTCAGAAGCGGAACCGGTTGGCCGGAGGCTAGACCCGTTCCGATTCCGTAGTCCATAGCAACACGTTAATTCGGTATGAAGCCAGACCATTGACACGTGGCCGGTCGGTGCCAGACTGACCCCGTGACCGCCCAGCCGCTCCCGCATCTCACGGAGTCCGTGCTGCGTCCGGTGCGCGGTCACCACGTCTTCGAGGCCTGCGTCGAGCAGGTGGCGACCGCGATCCGCCTGGGGGTCTACCCCCTCGGCACCAGCCTGCCGCCGGAGCGTGAGCTCTCCGAGCGGCTCGAGGTCTCGCGGGCCACCGTGCGCGAGGCCATCGCCGCGTTGCGGGCCGCGGGGCTGGTCGAGACCAGGCGCGGCCGCGGCGGCGGGACCGTCGTCACCATGAAGCCCCAGGGCCCCTCGGCCCGCACCGCGGACAACACCACGGCCGCCCAGCGGGCGGACTGGCTGGACGCGCTCGCCTACCGGCGCATCGTCGAGCCGGGCGCCGCCGCGATGGCCGCGGCTGCGGACCTCGACGACACGGCCCGGGCCACCCTCGAGGCGGCGCACCAAGCCGTCGCCAAGGCCACCAGCCGGGCCCGGCACCGCCAGGCCGACTCCCGCTTCCATCTCACCGTCGCGTCGCTGTCGGGGTCGGCGAGGGTGGTCGAGGCGGTCACGTCGGTCCAGGCCAGCCTGCACCAGATGCTCAGCGCGATCCCGGTGCTGGAGGCCAACATCTCCCACTCGGACACCCAGCACGCGACGCTGACCCGCGCCGTACTCGCAGGAGACGCCGACCGGGCCCGCCGGGTGATGGAAGAACACTGCGACGACACCGCCGCGCTGCTGCGCGGGCTGCTGGCCTAGGCCGACGACGAGGAGACCCATGCCACCCAACGATCGCTACCTCACCCTGGACGACCTCCGGAGCCGGATCGACCGGGGCGAGATCGACACCGTGGTGCTCGCCTTCACCGACATGCAGGGACGCCTGCAGGGGAAGCGCCTGCACGCGCGCTACTTCCTCGACGTCGCGCTCGAGTCGGGAACCGAGGGCTGCAACTACCTGCTCGCGGTCGACATCGACATGAACACCGTCGGCGGCTACGCCATCTCCTCCTGGGAGAGGGGCTACGGAGACATGGAGTTCGTCCCGGACTACGACACGATCCGCCTGCTCCCCCACCTGCCGGCCAGCGCGCTCGTGCAGTGCGACCTGGTCTGGCTCGACCACGCGCCGGTTCCGCAGTCGCCACGCACCATCCTGCGGACCCAGCTGGACCGGGTGGCGGAGAGGGGGATGGTGGCGCTGGCCGGTACCGAGCTGGAGTTCATCGCCTTCGACACGCCGTACGAGCAGGCCCACGACCTGCGCTGGCGCGACCTCACTCCCGTCAACCAGTACAACGTCGACTACTCGATCCTCGGCACCACCCGCGTCGAGCCCCTGCTGCGCGACCTGCGCAACCACATGTACGCCGCCGGCCTCGACGTCGAGGGCGCCAAGGGCGAGTGCAACTTCGGCCAGCACGAGGTCGGCTTCCTGTACGCCGACGCCATGGTCACCGCCGACAACCACTCGGTCTACAAGACGATGGCCAAGGAGATCGCCGCCCAGCACGGACAGTCGCTGACCTTCATGGCGAAGTACGACCAGCGCGAGGGCAACTCCTGCCACATCCACCTGTCCTTGCGGGGCGAGGACGGCACGGTCGTGTTCTGGGACGAGGACGGGCGATCCGCGCTCTACGACCAGTTCATCGCCGGGGTGCTGTCCACGATGCACGACTTCACGCTGCTCTACGCGCCGAACGTCAACTCCTACAAGCGGTTCGCGGCCGGCTCGTTCGCCCCGACCGCGATCGCGTGGGGCCTCGACAACCGCACCTGTGCCGTCCGCCTCGTGGGCCACGGACCCAGCGCACGCATGGAGAACCGGCTGCCGGGTGGCGACGTGAACCCCTATCTCGCGCTGGCCGCCATGCTCGCCGGCGGACTGCACGGCATCGAGCAGGAGCTGGACCTCGAGGACGAGCTGGTCGGCAACGCCTACGCCTCAGACAAGGAGCACGTGCCGCACACCCTCCGCGCGGCCCGCGACGCCTTCTCGGGCTCCGCCCTGGCCCGCGCGGCGTTCGGCGACGACGTCGTCGAGCACTACACCAACATGGCCGACGTCGAGCTGGCCGCCTTCGAGTCGGCGGTGACCGACTGGGAGCTCGCCCGCGGCTTCGAGCGGATGTGACGCGATGACGACGACCCTGATCAACCCCGTGACCGCCGAGGCGTTCACCGAGGTCCCGTCGGCCACCGAGGCCGAGACCGACGCCGCTATCGAGCGCGCCCACGAGGCCTTCCTCGGCTGGCGGGCGCTCGCCCCCGGCGAGCGGGCGCGCCTGCTCCGCGCCTTCGCGGCCGTCGTCGACGCGCACAACGAGGAGCTCGCGCAGCTCGAGGTGACCAACGCCGGGCACACGATCGGCAACGCGCGCTGGGAGGCGGGCAACGTCCGGGACTGCCTGAACTACTACTCCGCCGCACCCGAGCGGCTGTTCGGGCGGCAGATCCCGGTGCCCGGCGGTGTCGACCTCACCTTCCACGAGCCGCTGGGCGTGGTGGGCGTGATCGTGCCCTGGAACTTCCCGATGCCGATCGCCGGCTGGGGCTTCGCCCCGGCGCTGGCGGCCGGCAACGCGGTGGTGCTGAAGCCGGCCGAGATCACGCCCCTGACCGCGATCCGGATCGGCGAGCTCGCGCTGGAGGCCGGTCTGCCAGCCGGCGTGCTGACCGTCATCCCCGGCAAGGGCTCGGTCGTCGGACAGCGCTTCGTCACCCACCCGCTGGTGCGGAAGGTCTGCTTCACCGGGTCGACCGAGGTGGGCAGGCAGATCATGGCCGGCTGCGCCGACCAGGTGAAGAAGGTGACCCTGGAGCTCGGGGGCAAGAGCGCCAACATCGTCTTCGCAGACACCGACGTGGCCGCGGCCGCCGCCAGCGCGCCGTACGCCGTCTTCGACAACGCCGGGCAGGACTGCTGCGCGCGCTCGCGCATCCTGGTCGAGCGGACGGCGTACGACGAGTTCGTCGGCCGACTGGAGACCGCGGTGCAAGCGCTGCGGGTCAAGGACCCGGCCGCCGAGGACAGTGAGATGGGGCCGATGGTCTCTGCGGGGCAGCGCGCGTCGGTGCAGCGCTACCTCGACGGGGCGACCGTCGCGTTCTCCGGGTCCGCACCGGAGGGGCCGGGCTGGTGGCTGCCGCCGATGGTGGTCGAGTCGCACGACACCGCCGAGCCGATCTGGCGCGAGGAGGTGTTCGGGCCGGTCGTGGCGGTGATGCCCTTCGACGACGAGGAGCACGCGGTCGCCCTGGCCAACGACAGCGACTACGGGCTGTCCGGCTCGATCTTCACCGCCGACCTCGGGCGCGGGCTGCGGGTGGCACGGGGCGTCGAAGCCGGCAACCTCAGCGTGAACTCGCACTCCAGCGTGCGCTACTGGACACCCTTCGGCGGCTACAAGCAGTCGGGTCTGGGCCGCGAGCTCGGCCCGGACGCGCCGTTCGCCTTCACCGAGGAGAAGAACGTCTTCATCGCCCACTAGGTCCCGGTGGTCGACCATCAGTCGTCGAGGCCCCTCGGTGGTCGAGCGAAGTCGAGACCACACCACAACCAGCGAAACGGAAGGACTCTCCATGGCAGGACGCATCGACGGCAAGGTGGCCGTGGTGACCGGAGGTTGCTCGGGCATCGGCCTGGCCACCGTGCGCCGCTTCGTCGAGGAGGGCGCCCGGGTCGTCATCGGCGACATCGACGACGAGCGAGGCGCGGCTCTGGCCGACGAGCTCGGCGGCCCCGGCACCGCGACGTACGCCCATGTCGACGTGACCAGCAAGGAGGAGGTCGACGCCCTCTTCGCGCTGGCCAAGTCGACCTACGGCTCGGTCGACATCGCGTTCAACAACGCCGGCATCTCGCCTCCGGACGACGACTCGATCCTCGACACCGAGCTCGACGCCTGGCGCCGGGTGCAGGAGGTGAACCTGACCAGCGTCTACCTGTGCTGCAAGGCGGCCCTGCCCTACATGCTGGAGCAGAAGTCCGGCTCGATCATCAACACCGCGTCGTTCGTCGCGGTGATGGGTGCGGCGACGTCGCAGATCTCCTACTCGGCGTCGAAGGGCGGCGTGCTCTCGATGTCGCGTGAGCTCGGCGTGCAGTTCGCCCGCGAGGGGGTGCGGGTCAACGCGCTGTGTCCCGGCCCGGTCAACACTCCCC
This genomic window from Nocardioides cynanchi contains:
- a CDS encoding glutamine synthetase family protein, which produces MPPNDRYLTLDDLRSRIDRGEIDTVVLAFTDMQGRLQGKRLHARYFLDVALESGTEGCNYLLAVDIDMNTVGGYAISSWERGYGDMEFVPDYDTIRLLPHLPASALVQCDLVWLDHAPVPQSPRTILRTQLDRVAERGMVALAGTELEFIAFDTPYEQAHDLRWRDLTPVNQYNVDYSILGTTRVEPLLRDLRNHMYAAGLDVEGAKGECNFGQHEVGFLYADAMVTADNHSVYKTMAKEIAAQHGQSLTFMAKYDQREGNSCHIHLSLRGEDGTVVFWDEDGRSALYDQFIAGVLSTMHDFTLLYAPNVNSYKRFAAGSFAPTAIAWGLDNRTCAVRLVGHGPSARMENRLPGGDVNPYLALAAMLAGGLHGIEQELDLEDELVGNAYASDKEHVPHTLRAARDAFSGSALARAAFGDDVVEHYTNMADVELAAFESAVTDWELARGFERM
- a CDS encoding GcvT family protein — its product is MVELPSRARVVVVGGGVVGCSTAYHLTKLGWTDVLLLEQGHLSGGTTWHAAGLVGPLRASEAGTRLVQYSAELYASLEAETGLATGYANVGGLIVARTEERMVQLRRTAANATAYDLECRMLSADEAGELWPPMCTDDLLGAIWLPGDGKVNPTDLTQSLAKGARQGGATVVEGVRVTGFDLADGPAGRRVTGVSTDRGEVEAEVVVICAGQWSKALGDLAGVTVPLHSAEHFYVVTDSVDGTRPDLPIMRDPDGWTYFKEEVGGLVVGGFEPDAKPWVSPDQIPHPFEFALLDEDWDHFSVLMDEAVRRVPALERTGIRKFYNGPESFTPDNQFLMGEAPGLRGFFVGAGFNSVGIASAGGAGRALAEWVVAGEPTSDMVAVDLRRFAPYAGDHAWLRERVVETLGIHYAVPWPDREPETGRGVRLSPLHERLVAKGAHFGTRMGWERVNVFGATPAPSTWGRPWWLAASVAEQVACRSAVAVFDQTSFSKYVVSGPDALAGLQWLCAADVEVPLGHCVYTPLLNARATYEADLTVTRTAADTFVMVSSSATTVRDLDWLRRHLADRDVTVEDVTDEYAVLGVMGPRARDLMSRVDPVTDWSDEGFPFATSHEVVVAGAFARATRMTYVGELGWELLTLVSDAGAVYDALHRSGADLGLVDGGYHAIESLRLEKGYRAFPRELNPDLTPVEAGLLFATAVAGRGAGDKDFLGRAELEAHRDRLADGGPRRRIVSFVCDDPDAMLWGGELVLRDGAPAGQVTSTAYGATVGACVGLALLRADGPVRQDDLAAARWEVDLAGERLGLRVSLRAPLA
- a CDS encoding fructose bisphosphate aldolase produces the protein MLDRIRTGRGFIAALDQSGGSTPKALALYGVPESAYSSETEMFDLIHEMRTRIVTSPAFTGERILAAILFEQTMDRQIEGLGSAEYLWTRKHVVPFLKVDNGLEDEEHGAQVMKAIPELADRLGRATEHGVFGTKMRSVIHDPDPTGVDAVVAQQFEIAGTILAAGLVPIIEPEVDIHSSAKAETEALLKDALLSHLDGLGDGQEVMLKLTLPEQDGFHHDLLEHPRVLRVAALSGGYSRDEADARLARNPGVIASFSRALSEGLTAQLSDSEFDAALDAAIAAIYAASTT
- a CDS encoding FadR/GntR family transcriptional regulator; translated protein: MTAQPLPHLTESVLRPVRGHHVFEACVEQVATAIRLGVYPLGTSLPPERELSERLEVSRATVREAIAALRAAGLVETRRGRGGGTVVTMKPQGPSARTADNTTAAQRADWLDALAYRRIVEPGAAAMAAAADLDDTARATLEAAHQAVAKATSRARHRQADSRFHLTVASLSGSARVVEAVTSVQASLHQMLSAIPVLEANISHSDTQHATLTRAVLAGDADRARRVMEEHCDDTAALLRGLLA
- a CDS encoding choline/ethanolamine kinase family protein, translating into MVLNDSDLDRLAVLAGRSRQVTELPGGLTNLNLRVTLDDREVVVRIVRSDAGLLAIDQEAEHANTLIAAQAGVGAGVLEHRPELGTTVLEFLPGRTLVESDFAEPAVLDRAADAVRRLHAAPRFVNDFDMFARQERYRQVVAEHGFPLPASYDDHAPAWADVRRVMTATAGATVPCNNDLLAGNFIDDGARVWLIDYDYSGNNDPCFELGNTATECEFDADLTRAWTAAYAGRDDPRLLARVRLQALCSEYGWSLWGFIQAGSSALDFDFHGWGMHRFEKAARTFTSPELPRLLEQVSAGG
- a CDS encoding amino acid permease, coding for MPESHEPVAYHELSDDEKQLARLGYSQELHRSWSGFSNFAISFSIISILAGCFTSFALGWNNGGPAAIAWGWPILTVFILIIGMCMSELVSAYPTSGGIYWWASKLGGPKAGFYTGWLNLIGLVAIVASVAYGCATFFDATLGLFSSSWAGNYSLTRVFIEFVIILGLAALVNIFSSHLLAVLNNISVWWHVIGAALIVLILWFLLKDGASHASVHDVFTGSVNNTGLFGGKTSGIGFFLYILPLSGILTQYTITGYDASAHLSEETQSASTGAAKGIWQSILYSGIGGWILLLSFLFAVQDKNGVTAGGGSVFVIFSQSLTPHVAGLVVAISAAGQFFCTVACMTSTSRMFFAFSRDGAMPGAKHFAKLNTSRVPSNAVIAAAIIALILTLPALIKVDIGGAPVPIAFFAVVSIGVIGLYLAFGIPIYLRWKLGDSFQVGAWNNGNKYKWMNPIAVVEIVVMSIVGLLPTASVGIWWNDGFAWKYVNYAIIVVPVALILLTIYWEVSVKHWFTGPKHTIDPDVVAAFDER
- a CDS encoding catalase; protein product: MPDLPKPDTGESIATAPSEEAQQGSHTDTGAPAPSDRNSLTLGADGPILLHDTHFLNQMAHFNRERVPERNVHAKGSGAFGRFQTTEDVSAYTKAALFQPGTTTEMLARFSTVAGEQGSPDTWRDPRGFSLKFYTTEGNYDLVGNNTPVFFIRDTMKFPHFIRSQKRRGGSGLRDNNMQWDFWSLNPESAHQVTYLMGDRGIPKTYRHMNGYGSHTYLWVNAAGDKHWVKYHFHSDQGVEGLTDEAASKIAGEDADFHRRDLYDSIENGDFPSWTLSVQLMPYDDAPSYHLNPFDLTKIWPHADYPLVKVGTMTLNRNPENFFAEIEQAAFEPSALVPGIGFSPDKMLLGRAFAYADTHRYRIGPNYLQLPVNRPKAVEGLNTYTKDGPMAYDHTGDAPVYAPNSFGRGYADEVGEVAEGWEADGAMVRQAYTLREDDDDFSQAGTLVREVWTDEIREAFVRTVAGHLLGGVTGDVLNRAFAYWKAVDADCGKQIEELVHAGGPNHNPGGQADEAQAESGDAIRESATHAGS